CACCGCTGTGCAGCGCGGAGTCGCGGCCCTTCGACAGCCCGGTGGCCTTTCCATACATCTGCGCCATCATGACGCCCGCCGGCACGCCCTTGATCAGGAACGTCCCCAGATCGCGATGGAGTGGACAGATGTAGTCTTCTGTCCGCAGCCCGTAGCACGTGCCGACGACGATCGCCTCCTGACCGATGCCGGAATAGACGCCGCTGCGCACAAGCCCCTGACGGACGAGAATGCTCAGTCGCTCATCGAACGACCGGATGAGCTTGAGCCAGTACAACATCTCGAGCAGTTGTTCAGACGACAGCTTGAATTTGTGTCGTTTGATCGATGGCATAGAAGGCCTGAAGGCAGTTTAGCACCAACCGCCTGCCGGTCTACCGCGCCAGGCCCAGCAGAAAGTTCGCCGCGAGCCGCATGCCGACGCGAGGGAAGCGGATCAGGAACTGGCGTCGTGCTTCCTGGTAGCTCAGTTCGCCGACCGCGTAGGACACCAGCAGCCGGTTGACGTCCGGAATGACGCGCACGGCTCGCACGAGCCGATCGACGCGCGATAGATCCGCGAAGAGGTACCGGCTGAGAAGGCGCGAATCGCGCAGTTCCGTGCCAATCTCCCGGCGCCAGTACCGGCGGTACCGGCGAGGCGACGGGCCGGCGAGAATCGCGCGGCCGGCGAGATCACCAGTTACCATCGCAAAGAACATGCCCTCGGCGGAAAACCCGTTGACGAAGCCGCCGGCGTCGCCCGCCAGATAGACGCCCCGCCGCGCGGTCACCGGCAACGGTCCCCCGATTGGAATCTGGTACGGTGTAAACCGCGCCCGATCGGACGCGCCAATCAGCAAGCCGCGGCTCTTCGCCTTCGCCACGAACGATTCGTGCACCTGGTACGGCGGCCGGGACACATCGGCCTTGAATGACGACAGCAGGTAGCCCACGCCCACATTGACCCAGTTCGTCTTCGGGAAGATGTAGCCGTACCCGTGAGCGGCATCAGGCGCAAACGATACCCACAGCGTTGTTCCGTCGGTCGCGCGCAACTGGTCGGCCGGCGTCTCCTCCATCATGTCGAGCGCCACGCTCGACGAAGGCCATCCCCGGTTGAACCCCAGGCGCCTCGCCACCACACTGTGGACGCCATCGGCGGCCACCACGAGCGGGGCCTCGAACGAGCGGGCCTCGCGCGTTTCGAGGTGGACCATCCCGCCCCGATACTCCACCCGGGAGATCTCGGCACCTTCAATCAACTCGGCACCCGCCTCCTGAGCCAACTGCAGCAGCAGGTGATCGAACTCAGTGCGGCGAACCATCAGGACGGTCGGGCGGCCGCCTTCGACGGTGACGGCCTGTCCGCCCGGTCCCTCCATGTAGAGCCGCGTGACGGCGTGGGTCTCAATGCGCGGGAGGACGCATTCCAGATACGGGAATCTGGCAAGCACTCGCCAGGTCAGGCCCCCGCCGCACGGCTTGTAGCGCGGAAACGTGGCCCGGTCGACGATCAGGACGCGCGCTCCGCCAAGCGCAAGGGTGCGGGCGGCCGTCG
This portion of the Acidobacteriota bacterium genome encodes:
- a CDS encoding geranylgeranyl reductase family protein is translated as MAKSPDVIVVGAGPAGSTAARTLALGGARVLIVDRATFPRYKPCGGGLTWRVLARFPYLECVLPRIETHAVTRLYMEGPGGQAVTVEGGRPTVLMVRRTEFDHLLLQLAQEAGAELIEGAEISRVEYRGGMVHLETREARSFEAPLVVAADGVHSVVARRLGFNRGWPSSSVALDMMEETPADQLRATDGTTLWVSFAPDAAHGYGYIFPKTNWVNVGVGYLLSSFKADVSRPPYQVHESFVAKAKSRGLLIGASDRARFTPYQIPIGGPLPVTARRGVYLAGDAGGFVNGFSAEGMFFAMVTGDLAGRAILAGPSPRRYRRYWRREIGTELRDSRLLSRYLFADLSRVDRLVRAVRVIPDVNRLLVSYAVGELSYQEARRQFLIRFPRVGMRLAANFLLGLAR